A genome region from Labrus mixtus chromosome 9, fLabMix1.1, whole genome shotgun sequence includes the following:
- the mindy4b gene encoding inactive ubiquitin carboxyl-terminal hydrolase MINDY-4B gives MTDFRLDYMELLQQDVNKNSDKLLDVGKEDEQEEAPPPCRTLPQLCSIPTWLIVSPGLGGTPVDPQLTESLRRILFGGTFHVFNYEWRKSVFKFRESDSELSYALETDRGGARTVQMVVQARIIKNLLFIRQSSSDTQTLHSLCEVGQKDQEGALAAALSDSLWLAGQEISATVTLVTKDYCITPHLDYKLDDFTERLQLFTFHQKEDVRRFILEHVKCFTEEGSHGVILFLYSLICSRTADRLQEDLDSTCSHLLHLSLGNFVCGQALINLLLTGRARPNVFNGTVHRDHEGRPLERPLLGVLSRGDVGYLHWSREQTEHGTLPQVGSMLKTPRFPVWLVSVNSCCSMLFSLKRSLLSDWRMEHLFNLYYYNGQNSQKHTCKLTVDTHSHHWEAASTDQDPERRSPSLEMTIRTKWGGAAIDWNGTSPFY, from the exons ATGACGGACTTCAGACTGGACTACATGGAGCTGCTGCAACAAGACGTCAACAAAAACTCAGAC AAGCTGCTGGATGTGGGGAAGGAGGATGAGCAGGAAGAGGCTCCTCCCCCCTGCAGGACCCTTCCACAGCTCTGCTCCATCCCCACCTGGCTGATCGTCTCCCCGGGGCTCGGAGGAACACCGGTCGACCCCCAGCTGACGGag AGTCTGAGGAGGATTCTGTTCGGAGGAACGTTTCACGTCTTTAACTACGAGTGGAGGAAATCTGTCTTCAAGTTCAGAGAGTCGGACTCAGAGTTATCGTACGCACTGGAGACCGACCGG ggcgGGGCTCGGACCGTACAGATGGTGGTTCAGGCTCGTATCATTAAAAACCTGCTGTTCATCAGACAGAGCAGCTCAGACACTCAGACCCTGCACAG tCTGTGTGAGGTAGGACAGAAGGACCAGGAGGGGGCGCTGGCGGCTGCATTGTCCGACAGCCTCTGGTTGGCCGGCCAGGAGATCAGTGCCACCGTTACCTTGGTAACCAAAGACTACTGCATCACACCTCACCTGGACTACAAACTGGACGACTTCACAGAGAGG CTGCAGCTGTTCACATTTCATCAGAAAGAAGACGTGAGGAGGTTCATCCTGGAGCACGttaagtgt ttcaCAGAGGAGGGCAGTCATGGAGTCATTCTGTTCCTCTACAGCCTCATCTGCTCCCGGACCGCTGACAG GCTGCAGGAGGACCTGGACTCCACCTGCTCCCACCTGCTCCACCTGAGTCTGGGGAACTTTGTGTGTGGCCAG gcccTGATCAACCTGCTACTGACTGGACGGGCCCGTCCCAACGTCTTCAATGGGACTGTGCACCGCGACCACGAGGGACGCCCTCtggagcgccccctgctgggtgTCCTTAGCCGTGGCGATGTGGGTTACCTGCACTGGAGCCGAGAGCAGACGGAGCACGGCACACTGCCACAG gtgggcAGTATGCTGAAGACCCCCCGGTTTCCTGTCTGGCTCGTCAGTGTGAACAGTTGCTGCTCCATGCTGTTCAGCCTAAAGCGCtcgctgctctctgattggaggATGGAACATCTGTTCAACCTGTACTACTACAATGGACAAAACTCCCAGAAACACACCTGTAAGCTGACTGTAG ATACTCACTCCCACCACTGGGAGGCAGCATCCACAGATCAGGACCCTGAGAGGAGGAGTCCCTCTCTGGAGATGACCATCAGGACCAAGTGGGGGGGGGCTGCTATAGACTGGAACGGAACCTCACCTTTCTACTGA
- the tsen34 gene encoding tRNA-splicing endonuclease subunit Sen34 gives MDEPPCKQDLSSSHVVGLSLCNSAPLLWRSEDLRSLRSQGLVGALLGSLPRTPRQNVRLGRPLLLLPEEERLLSERHAAAALPPADQDAEGAELVQEAEQQRSYEEQSVLALEDRKSALLQAMTSSHTSESGSVDEAQRQRLDALDQSFTFPRSALAVQLSTARAGLTHCPESRAFLQADWPIRAQAGPHCQARYQVFRDLRGRGFYLTSAGKFGGDFLVYPGDPLRFHAHFIAVCLSADEPVCLLDLLSVARLGSNVKKTVLLCSPAGGGVLYTSLQWSGMI, from the exons ATGGATGAGCCCCCCTGCAAACAGGACTTATCTTCCTCTCATGTTGTGGGACTCAGTTTGTGTAACTCCGCCCCCTTGTTGTGGCGTTCTGAGGACCTGCGCTCACTGAGGTCTCAGGGCCTGGTTGGGGCGCTGCTGGGTTCTCTGCCCCGGACTCCCCGACAGAATGTACGTCTAGGCCGCCCACTGCTACTGCTGCCCGAGGaggagaggctgctgagtgaacgCCATGCCGCCGCCGCACTGCCACCTGCTGACCAG GATGCTGAAGGGGCGGAGCTTGTTCaggaggcagagcagcagaggagctaTGAGGAGCAGAGTGTCCTCGCTCTGGAAGACAGGAAGTCAGCACTGCTGcaagcgatgacatcatcacacacaagTGAGTCTGGGAGCGTAGACGAGGCCCAGCGGCAGCGCCTGGACGCCCTGGACCAAAGCTTCACCTTCCCGAGGTCAGCACTGGCGGTGCAGCTGAGCACAGCAAGGGCGGGGCTTACTCACTGCCCAGAGAGCAGGGCCTTCCTGCAGGCCGACTGGCCAATCAGAGCGCAGGCCGGCCCACACTGCCAGGCCAGGTACCAGGTGTTCAGAGAcctgagggggcgtggcttctaCCTGACCTCAGCGGGGAAGTTCGGAGGAGATTTCCTCGTGTATCCAG GTGATCCTCTTCGGTTCCACGCTCACTTCATcgccgtctgtctgtctgcagacgAACCCGTCTGTCTGCTCGACCTCCTGTCTGTGGCTCGTCTGGGCTCCAACGTTAAGAAGACGGTCTTACTGTGTTCGCCGGCGGGAGGTGGCGTCCTGTACACCTCCTTACAGTGGAGCGGGATGATTTAG